In Brachypodium distachyon strain Bd21 chromosome 5, Brachypodium_distachyon_v3.0, whole genome shotgun sequence, the genomic window GGTATGATGCCCGGGATGCCTGGATCAAGAAAGATGCCTGGGATGCCTGGGTTAGATAATGATAACTGGGAAGTTCAGCGTTCTAAATCAATGCCAAGGGGTGACCCACTTCGCAACCAGGGTCAGTCTGTTAATAAGCTGTCATCTATTAACAAGCCATTGCCCATCAACCACAAGCTTCTTCCTCAAGGCAGTGGAGCACTGATGGGAAAGAGTGCACTTCTGGGCACTGGCGGTCCACCGTCTCGCCCTTCCAGCTTTACTAGTCCCATTCAGTCACCAGGGCAAGCTACAGCTTCACCAAAACCATTGAGTGCAACTCCAGCTCCTGTGCTTGTCCCTGACAAAGCAGCCACTTCTTCCAAGGTTATCCCCGCCGAGCTTCAGAAGAAGACAATAGCTCTTCTGGAGGAGTATTTCGGTATACGTATTCTGGATGAAGCACAACAATGTATTGAGGAGTTGCAGAGCCCTGCTTATTACCCTGAGATCGTTAAAGAAGCCATCAATCTTGCTCTGGATAAAGGTGCCAGTTTTGTTGATCCTCTTGTTAGGCTTCTGGAGCATCTGTACACCAAGAAAATTTTCAAGACTGAAGATCTGGAAAATGGTTGTTTGCTATATGGGTCGCTGTTGGAAGATATCGGTATCGACCTTCCTAAAGCTCCAACACAATTTGGTGAGATTGTTGCTCGTCTGATTTTGTCGTGCGGTCTGAGATTTGAAGCTGTTGAGGAGATTTTAAAGAAAATGGATGATACCTTCTTCCGCAAAGAAATTTTTAAAGCTGTCACAAAAACCCTGGAAGCAAACTCACCAGGTCAGGCTATCTTGAGCTCACATGCTGCTGTCATTGACGCGTGCAACAACCTCTCGAAATAATAGCTCTCGGCAGCTCAACATCTCATATGCTGTATCTAGTGTGAACAGCATGGTGTATTCTTCTATAGTTTAGGTGTTTCACTGCTGAGGAACTCTGATGCTGGAGGGTGCGAGCAACAGCCAGTTTTGAGCTGTATATTTTTGCGAGGTAACATGAGTGTTGGTTATTGGTTCGACaatgaaggaaaagaaagaagccaTGGATTTTGCTCTCTTGCGGCGGCGTCTTAATTCGCTGGAGCATGAGATGAACAAGGCTTAAATGTGATGTTTTTGAGTCCCCTCAATGTTATTATTTCTTTTCTGTCCTTACAGATTTTGTAACAATGTACTATGGTTTTGGAGTATTCTGTTGGTTACAATATACTCCTATTCTATTGTGTCGTCGTCGCAGGAGTCCAAATTCAATCTATAGATTATTTTGGCTTGTGACCCTccgaaattttcttgttgTCCTATCAGTGGCCAGCCTTTGCACATGGtgttcttttatttattttcagagGTTTGCACATGGTATTCTATCTGGTCGTTATGTTGCTCGTCGAATGTTTTTGCCCAGTTACGGTAGTTCAGGTTCTCGCATCCTCGAGTACTTTTTTTCTCGCTGCTGCAAAGAAAgtgtacggagtactagttCTGTTTTCTTCGTATTCATATTTTACTGTTTTCCGACTCATTATAAATACAAGTAGCGAATGCCTACGGGCGTACacattagaaaaaaaaaaggcatctACTTACCCCGGCGCCCCCTCCTTCCCGGCGTACCCCTGTTCAGGTAATCTCTGTGCTCTGATCGATTTCACTTTCCCTGTCTTTCTTCGGCGAGCATGTCTTCCTCGGCTCCACCCACTGCCCCCCTATTCCGTTCTTTGATTGAGCCCGATTGGATTTTTGTCTCGTTTCTAACAACAGCGCGCGCGTCCTCTCTAGTGTTCGACGCTTGCCTCCCTGAACGGGGCTACTGCTTCTTATCTTCTGCGCTGAGTATGGTAACGCGATCTGACCCTACTACAGGGCTGCATCTTTTCCGCTTCTAAGTGTTCTTACTTGCTTCAAGTTGATGTCTCCTTATAATACATTTATATACATGCTCTGTAATCTGTATAGCTAGTGTGAATACAACTTCAGAACTTCCAAATTGTTATATGTCAGGTAAGATACTAGTATGTTCATCCCATCAATGCCCTAGAAAAGGTCTAATAACTCTGACGAGGAGGGCTCACCAGTTTTACTTGTCATACTTGTCCTATTGGTACTGGGCATGTAATAATTCTTCCCAAATTACTTGTCATACTTGTTCTAAAATACCTCTTATGCTAAGGCTTCGAATTTATGGTACTGGAAATCTAcgtgtgacttgctgagtatTGTTTCTGTGTTCGTAATCTCAGGTATAACTGGAGTTATTTAGTCAATCTCTGGTTCACAAGCCTTATATAGTGCTGTACAATAGGATGGATCTTCCGGAGGCATATGACAGATGGAATATGTTCCATGAACAGGCAAGGTATACAGGATGTAGTTTATGCTGCCTACAAGGTTGCacagaaagagaaacaaaGGGAGAAAGAAGCCCAAGGTGCTATATACCCTACATTGGGAGTAAGAAGTTTATGTTTCAGTGCTTGTATGTTAATTTCAGCAAGCTCATCTTGGaagagttctttttttttttcagattgcGTTGTTTGCCCTCCTTGACGCACGTaggcgacgaggaggccgcaccATGGATGACAAACGGCACCAGTCGATCTCTTCCAGGACGGCCTGCTTACCCTGTCACACCTACTGGATCATCCATCACTATCTTCAGCAGCAGAAGATACCACCACAGGAACAAATACCTGCAAAACTGAAAGGCCGTTATCTAATTCAATTCCTGAATCATCTAAGACCCTATTATGCAAGAATAGCATCATAATGCATGAAGGCAAGGGGTAAAAATAAGATAACATGAAGGAAGACAAAGTTCAAGGAAGAAAATAGTAGTACTTCCAATGAATTCTGTTCTTGAGTGACTTTTCTGTAAGACCAATTCCTTCAAGGACATTGGTGAATCAGTGTACCAGTCTTATTCAAATACTACCCACTGAAACCACTATGATTGAAAATGACATGATTGGGAGATGACATATCAATATCCTCTATCTCTGTCAAGCGAATATGCATGACATTAAATCAACAAGCACTATAAGAAGGGGCTACCCAGCAGTTCCATTTCGTTTTCTACTAGAAACTCCCCATTTCACTAATTTGCAGGTACCCACgggttggtgatccacaaatCACCActtaatttttatttggctattttttattttgataaaCAATATAATAATTTAGCATATATGCATCTTAGATGCAGAGACCAAGGAAATAAAAGCCTCGGTTACAATAAATAACAATCCCCATGTCAGCTCTCATCCCGGCACGGATCGCTGACGACGGAGTTGTGCTCAAGGTGTGGCCAAGCAGCCACTTGACCACCTCGCTGGGCGCGACCCTGCGGCCCATGTCGTATGACGCCCAACTACAGCCGTGGAGCCACAGGCTATGTGGGTCTAACCGCTGCCAGTCGCCCTACTGGCAGGTGCCTGCTCCACAGGAGTGCTACGATTCACCGCCGGTAGCATTTCCATCAGACAAACACCAAAGAAAAGGATGACTAGCCTGATGGAACATAATATTGTTGTTATTCGTTTGGCCCGGCTTTGGTAACTCATCTGCTACCCTATTGCACTCACTTCTCGCATTTTCAGTCCGACACTCTGCAGGCCTGCTAAGAAAGAAATGACAGAGGACCACCGAGATTTGTTCTCTTGATTCAtagcaaaaaaattgcaacTCCAGCGGAATCTGTTACCGTAATTGGGAAAATTCACGTGTTCCATGGCAAGCTTTATCCCCTGCAAACAAGATATGCTTCCACCTCCTCAAGCCTCCGCATAAATACCTAATAAGTTGTTCCAAGCTGATAATAAGGCATTGCCTCAACTGTCCCTCAAGACGACGCACGCCAATGCTAGCTTCCCATGACCCACTATCCCATACTAGATTCAAGGATTACAAATGAACCGTCAATATTTAGACGGAACATGGAAAGCTTAGGATGACCATTACCAGTGGTGACAAAGCAGATGTCTATTGAACATCTAGATGTTTTTCAATCAGGAAAGGGTCATATTTTGGACCATATATTAATAGACACCTGTCATTAGCAAACCAgccaaaaaacacaaaaacgACAGCCGCTAATGGATTTCGGGTTTGGTCTTTCTTTCGTTACATCCCGACCAGTTGGCCATACCGTAGTGTTTAGTGTGAGCACCATTATTGGAATTGGAGTATCTCTTTCAAGCCCGCACATAATGGACAGCGTGGGAATATCTACAATAGGGGACAGCCCATCATAGACCACAGGAATCCATACCCCCATGGAAAGTTGTGAGGTGAGGATAAATACAAACATAGAAAGTAAAGCTTAGTCCGAAAATGAATAGAGAGGAAATGGAATTAGAAAGGGGATGAATTGGTTACTTGGCAGCTTGACGTGCTCTCGGCCTTTACTAGGCTAGCTTTTGCTATATGTGATAAGGAAAATGGGAAGAATTGGGGGCGCTTCGCTCTTTAAAGGAGTTTTGTTTCCGGCCCAATTACAATtccctctgtttctttggtccagagtaaaaaaaaagcccatGCCAATAATCCCCcttgatgaaaaaaatatatctgtACCTTCTTCCCTAAGGTATcgatggaaaaaagaaaaaatagacaAGCTAGATCGGGGAAGGAACAGAACAGCAAGCAAATAGCTAAGGAACAGAAAATGAAAGCCTCTACAGTACTTGTATATTTCTAAAGCAACGAACGAAGCAGAAAGAATACTGAGCAAACACTCCAAACTTGCAGCCAGTCAAGAAATCCACAGATGCCTGTTCAAGCAATGTGCTGATGGTACAAAATCCGagacaagaaaacaagaatgGAAGCCAGATTTCCAGAGACAGGTGCTGGCCAGGTATGCAACCAAACATGTCTCAGTTTCTTGTCTGATCATTGAGACACTTTTTAGGTGGACGCATTCCAATTTGTTTTTATTCATAACTCTGAAAGTAAACTGACAAAGTGATACTACAAAACTGAGAAACAAAATGCTAGCTCAGTCTATAATCAGGCACCAAGTTTTCAGAAGCACGCTATATTTGAAACCCTTTTCTGTCACTCAGAACTAAgaaccaaccaaacaaaaagtgcagaaaaaaaatatcagaaTCTGATGTGCCCTGTATGATGTATCAAacacagaaaaggaaaaaaaattcagaacacACAGCTAGGTTTAGAATAGATAGATACACTAGGAAGATTTATTAGCTAGACGATTTCCTGAACTAAAGACATCAGCCAAGCAATTTTTTCCAGGGACAATTTGCTGAAATTTGTCAAGTACAAAAATAGCTGAAATAAATGACGAACACCTACCGTTCAGATTCCCTGTGCCACACTCCAGCCTGCACAGATAAACTGTGGCATATGAAAATAACCATCTCATATACCAAAAACTTTTTGGCGTTCTCTGACTGATTTCTGCATCTGAAAAAGAACATTCAACACAGGAAAATGAAATTCAAGTGCTTAAACTCATGACagataaaaaaatcagaacatgTTGTGTATCATGCTGACCCACCCATTTGGAATGTGGATAAACTTTTACATATGGATCAAACAAAAATTCGCGCAGCCCACAGgggcataaaaaaaatgccccCCTGTTTCTGTTTAACAAAAATTAAACAGTAAAGGACTAAAAAATTAGCTGCCTAACCCATGACAAAACCAACagcatttttgcaaagaaGCAGAAAGGCCTCTTAACAACACCACTGAACACAAAAATTCAGACATAACCACAAAAAGTACTGTAAACTAAAGGCTGAAACTAAACTGTAACTTAACTGAAACTAAGGCAAAATGTgaagaaaataattatttgaGAACAGTCATGAGAGTCGCACCGAGAAGAAAGCAAAACTGGCACCCAGTTAAATGGTTAATTGTAGGCCAGTGCAGAGTATAAATTGTTGTGTGGGTGTGTGTAGCCATAATACTTCAATAGTTGAGCACTGAAAATAAAACTTTATGATGGTTCATAAATTGAAGCTTGTAGCCAAAACATTGATTAAGCTTGACGCTGGGAAAATTTGATTGTAAACCCCCAAAAACCTATTAACCAACTTGCTAACAGAATGCATTTGCTAAGAACTGTGTTGAGAACCTGTTAACCCTAACAAAATCCCATGCCCTCACAAGGAACTGCAAAACCAAATCTATTAACAGAGGACATCCTACATACGGtcgtgacaaaaaaaaaaggaacaaaaatagGCCACCATCAACCCATTGTCACCATTAACAGAGCACACCTCACATATTGTCGCCATCCCACATTCAGGGGCCATCAAACGCCACCACCTTCCTCTTCAACAAATAACAACATGCAGACAACACAAGGCATTCAACTACATACAAACGGCGCACCCAAATCATACATCAAAACAAGGCATCCAAGCAACGACAAACTCATGATTCGTGAACAAAAACATGCGGAGGCGATTCCTCGAGTTACGGAGCATGAGATGAGAGTAATGCAGGGCAAAAAGGCAAACCTCTGTCGCAGGCGGCGAGCGCCACGTCCGCCCCACTGAATGGTGCTTCCCTTCACCATGCTTCACAAGCACAGCTGtcccccctcctccgcctggTTGACTGCCTGGAATCGTCCACAGCCACTCCTTCCCCCCGAGACTTTCCTTCACCAAGATTTCTCAGCGCCCCCTACTGATAAGACAACACATCAATAAAACAGCAGCAAAAAAAGAGCCTTAAAATGACAGCCGAAAGAATTCGAAGTAAAGACTGCACTACCTAAAAACACAAACAGGCCGGACGCAAGCCGCAAACCCGTCCGTTAAAATGAAGGCGCATGCAGAAAAGGCATCCACCTCCGGCGTCGCGATACGTGTTGCACAAAGACATCCGACGGCCACAAAAATGGAGTTGCACAAATGAAAAACATCTAGATGATCAATAGCAAAAGTGTTGAGGGTAATACAACAAGCGAAAACACTGCAAATGGATTACTGCTCATCAACATACAATTACAGCGCGGGCCAAAATAAATGAGCAACAGTTGAATTACAATGCAATACAAAGACCCAGGCTAGGCTGCTactctttctttctcctcttcACCTGCTCTGCCACCGTGgcgccctccagcttcgcgtCTTTAGCAGCATTGTCGTACTTGCTGGTGACAGATGCTGAGTAGAGGGGCAGCGCGATCGACTCGGGTGCCTTCAAGTGCAGCGCCCGCACGTTCTTCCACTTCCTCGGCACGCATGCGGCGGCAGCCTCCACAGCGGCCATCACGTTCTCCACCACCTCGGCCTGCGCCATCGCCGCGTGGCCCACCCGCACGGCGCGACAGGTGCCGGCCTCCACGCGCAGCTCCACGCAGCGtgccgcctccctcgccgagTCCGCCCACGCTGGGTCGGCAAGGTCGACGGGCACGAGCCTGCCCCGGCCCTTGGAAGCCTTACCGCTATTGGGGATCCTGAGGCGGCCGTCGACGAGGACCAGGCCGCGGCGCGCGACCGCGGGGAGGGAGCGCAGAgcggaggaagggagaggctCTATGTCATCGGGAAGGACGTCGGGGAGGCGGTcggagacgaggaagacggAGGGGAAGGGGGAAAGCGGGAGGCGGAGATGGTGCTCGAAGCGGCGGACTGGGGGGCTCTTGAGGGTGACGAGGAGGTAGATGggctccggcgccggggagGCGTGGTGCTGGAGCCACCGGAggagcgcctccgccgcgcggACCACGGCCtcgcggcggacgcggcgcTCGGGGTTGGGCGCAGCGGTGGCAGGGGCGGAAGCCATCTATTGCGGCGGCGGTAGTTCGGTAATTCGGGGAGTAACAGAGGGCTAGGGTTTTTGTTGCGGTTTTCGGCTCGGTTGGACCCGAAGTGGGTCGGGGACTCGGGGCTGATTCGAATGAGCCATCGCCCAGGATGACTAGCATTTTTTATTTAGGCTTCAGCAGTCAGCCGGCACTTACCGGACTAGCTTCAAAGTGGAAACTGAATCGAGGCAACGATTTATTCTGAGTTACTGCATTTTTATTCTGGCCGGGGGGTCCACGAACAGAGTTAGCACGAGTTCACGTTGGAGCactttttctttcttagcaCCCCGTCGCCTGAAATTTCTCTAACGAAGCCCACACTGCTCTTGCTCTAAGAAACTGAATCGAGGCAGCGAAAGGAATTGTCTACTTTATCCACCACTGGTTTCGGTGATGCCATCCATCCTCTCGAAAGGAAAGGGCTGGTCTTTTGGCATGGCCAGCATGCTCGACAATTGAGAAGCGAGTTGGGTTTAGTGTAAGCAGTTATATCAATCTATACATTATAGTAAGTATATAAATCAATGTTTTTCGTGTCCACAAAaaaa contains:
- the LOC100828962 gene encoding ribosomal L1 domain-containing protein 1, which encodes MASAPATAAPNPERRVRREAVVRAAEALLRWLQHHASPAPEPIYLLVTLKSPPVRRFEHHLRLPLSPFPSVFLVSDRLPDVLPDDIEPLPSSALRSLPAVARRGLVLVDGRLRIPNSGKASKGRGRLVPVDLADPAWADSAREAARCVELRVEAGTCRAVRVGHAAMAQAEVVENVMAAVEAAAACVPRKWKNVRALHLKAPESIALPLYSASVTSKYDNAAKDAKLEGATVAEQVKRRKKE